Proteins encoded together in one Anaerolineae bacterium window:
- the cooS gene encoding anaerobic carbon-monoxide dehydrogenase catalytic subunit, whose product MAKDKRSPEEHSIDPAAQQMLIRAEQLGLGTAFSRADDMAPCNIGSAGMCCKMCGMGPCRLTKEGQTGVCGATIDTIQARNLTRAIAAGAAAHSDHGRDMAFLLKAVANNEAEGYTIRDVAKLRTVAAHYHIYTENRSPQDIAKDLAELYISQFGQQHGQVAPIIRAPEKRQQLWKKRGVIPRGVDREVVEALHRTHIGDDQNAEHILEHAIRTALADGWGGSMMATDISDILFGTPAPILGQANLGVLKKDMVNVVVHGHEPSLSEMIVAASQDPEIIAYARAAGANGVNLSGICCTANEILMRQGIPAAGNFLHQELAILTGAVEAMVVDVQCIMQALVGLAQNFHTRIITTSPKVQIKGALHIEFDEHKALTVAKQILKAAIDNFKNRGETHIPDVRESLIPGFSHEYINYMLGGSYRASFRPLNDAIMAGRIRGVAAIVGCNNPRSSQDYLHTKVTRELLRQDVLIVQTGCGAIASAKLGLLLGEAGLDQVGPGLREVCETVGIPPVLHMGSCVDNSRILTVLTQMVEEGGLGDDIDQIPAVGLAPEWMSEKALAIGTYCVASGAYVIFGGSSPVSGMPDRVADSDIVAHYISEGWEKAYGGKLEFVPDPDEMIRRTLAHIDKKRAALGLPAYDPTRFGRSGDARMLELEKLPLAERQAALYGASNR is encoded by the coding sequence ATGGCCAAAGACAAACGCAGCCCTGAGGAACACTCCATTGATCCCGCCGCACAGCAAATGCTGATCCGCGCCGAGCAGCTGGGGCTTGGCACAGCCTTCAGCCGCGCCGACGACATGGCTCCCTGTAACATCGGCTCAGCGGGGATGTGTTGCAAAATGTGTGGGATGGGTCCCTGCCGCCTGACCAAAGAAGGGCAGACCGGCGTCTGCGGCGCAACCATCGACACCATCCAGGCCCGCAACCTGACCAGAGCGATCGCCGCTGGCGCCGCCGCCCACTCCGACCATGGTCGCGATATGGCCTTCCTGCTTAAAGCCGTCGCCAACAATGAAGCGGAAGGCTATACCATTCGTGATGTGGCCAAGCTGCGTACTGTCGCTGCCCACTACCACATCTACACCGAGAATCGCTCGCCACAGGACATCGCCAAAGACCTGGCCGAGCTGTACATTTCTCAGTTCGGCCAGCAGCATGGCCAGGTGGCGCCAATCATCCGCGCGCCGGAAAAGCGCCAGCAGCTCTGGAAGAAGCGCGGGGTGATCCCACGCGGTGTCGATCGCGAAGTCGTCGAGGCGCTACACCGCACCCACATCGGCGATGACCAGAATGCGGAACACATCCTTGAACATGCCATCCGCACCGCGCTGGCCGACGGCTGGGGTGGTAGCATGATGGCGACTGATATCTCGGATATTCTCTTCGGCACGCCGGCCCCGATCCTTGGCCAGGCCAACCTGGGCGTGCTCAAGAAGGATATGGTCAACGTGGTTGTGCACGGCCACGAACCCAGCCTCAGCGAGATGATTGTCGCTGCCTCGCAGGATCCGGAGATCATCGCCTACGCGCGGGCAGCGGGGGCGAATGGCGTCAACCTCTCCGGAATCTGCTGCACCGCCAATGAAATCCTGATGCGCCAGGGCATCCCCGCCGCTGGCAACTTCCTGCACCAGGAACTGGCCATCCTGACCGGCGCAGTGGAAGCCATGGTCGTTGATGTGCAGTGCATCATGCAGGCTCTGGTTGGGCTGGCGCAGAACTTCCATACCAGAATCATCACCACCTCGCCCAAGGTGCAGATCAAGGGCGCCCTGCACATCGAGTTCGACGAACACAAAGCGCTGACTGTCGCCAAGCAAATCCTGAAAGCGGCCATTGACAACTTCAAGAATCGCGGCGAAACACACATCCCCGATGTCCGTGAGAGCCTGATTCCCGGCTTCTCGCACGAGTACATCAACTATATGCTGGGGGGCAGCTACCGCGCTTCCTTCCGCCCGCTGAACGACGCGATCATGGCCGGGCGTATCCGTGGGGTAGCGGCCATCGTCGGCTGCAACAACCCGCGCAGTTCCCAGGACTACCTGCACACCAAGGTAACGCGCGAACTGCTCAGGCAGGACGTACTGATCGTGCAGACCGGCTGCGGGGCGATTGCCAGCGCCAAGCTTGGTCTGTTGCTGGGAGAAGCCGGATTGGATCAGGTCGGGCCGGGCCTGCGGGAAGTGTGCGAGACAGTCGGCATCCCGCCCGTGCTGCACATGGGTTCCTGCGTAGATAACAGCCGTATCCTCACCGTCCTGACCCAGATGGTGGAGGAAGGCGGTCTGGGCGATGACATCGACCAGATTCCGGCGGTCGGCCTGGCTCCCGAATGGATGAGCGAGAAGGCCCTGGCCATCGGCACGTACTGCGTGGCTTCCGGCGCCTATGTGATCTTCGGCGGCTCATCGCCAGTCAGCGGGATGCCCGATCGTGTTGCCGACAGCGACATCGTGGCCCACTACATCAGCGAGGGCTGGGAGAAAGCCTACGGCGGCAAACTGGAGTTTGTCCCCGACCCGGATGAGATGATCCGCCGCACCCTGGCTCATATCGACAAGAAGCGTGCCGCCCTGGGCCTGCCCGCCTACGATCCAACCCGCTTCGGGCGCAGTGGCGATGCGCGGATGCTGGAGCTGGAAAAGCTGCCGCTGGCCGAACGCCAGGCCGCGCTATACGGCGCGTCAAACCGCTAA
- a CDS encoding heavy-metal-associated domain-containing protein yields the protein MTQLTLSLPAMYGDHHVTEVRRILLALPGIHRVYASSCFQLVEVDYDPEAVTEAVITAALEEAGYLQAPEIPAELDQAPYGRDDDTTFFRHTAAYQQTHKVVGFAQQTPTPARPLWPCPGIGVVRRTNEE from the coding sequence ATGACTCAACTGACCCTTTCCCTGCCCGCCATGTATGGTGATCACCATGTCACCGAAGTGCGACGCATTCTGCTGGCGCTCCCCGGTATCCACCGTGTGTACGCCAGCAGTTGCTTTCAACTGGTTGAAGTGGATTACGACCCGGAGGCGGTGACGGAGGCGGTGATCACCGCCGCGCTGGAAGAGGCCGGTTACCTGCAGGCCCCCGAAATTCCTGCGGAGCTTGACCAAGCCCCTTACGGGCGCGACGACGACACGACGTTCTTCCGCCACACTGCCGCCTACCAGCAGACCCACAAAGTGGTCGGCTTTGCCCAGCAAACCCCCACCCCGGCGCGCCCTCTCTGGCCGTGTCCGGGGATTGGGGTCGTTCGCCGGACAAACGAGGAATAG
- a CDS encoding 4Fe-4S dicluster domain-containing protein, with product MPEGPNGRTFYQRVVNATPGGKSLAQCLQCGSCGGSCPSGPDMEHTPRQLFAMIMAGMEDEVLSSNTPWHCVSCYYCTVRCPQQIPITDLMYTLKQMAIARGKYRESGHVDFSSSFIGMVERFGRSFELGLATRYHLTHNPLKMVSKGSLGLQMMLKGRLSPLPESIRNMPQLTAILTEAKRIAAQQEV from the coding sequence ATGCCCGAAGGACCCAACGGCAGGACGTTTTACCAGCGTGTGGTGAATGCCACGCCAGGAGGGAAGAGCCTGGCGCAGTGCCTGCAGTGCGGTTCCTGCGGCGGATCGTGTCCGTCCGGCCCGGACATGGAACACACTCCCCGCCAGTTGTTTGCCATGATCATGGCCGGCATGGAAGACGAGGTGCTCAGCAGCAATACACCCTGGCACTGCGTCTCCTGCTACTACTGCACCGTGCGCTGCCCCCAGCAAATCCCCATCACCGACCTGATGTATACGCTCAAACAGATGGCTATTGCGCGCGGCAAGTACCGGGAAAGCGGCCATGTCGATTTTTCCAGCAGCTTTATCGGGATGGTAGAACGCTTTGGGCGCAGCTTTGAGCTTGGCCTGGCGACGCGCTACCACCTGACCCACAACCCGCTGAAGATGGTCAGCAAGGGCAGCCTGGGTTTGCAGATGATGCTCAAGGGGCGGCTCAGCCCGCTGCCGGAATCCATCCGCAACATGCCGCAACTCACAGCCATCCTCACCGAGGCCAAGCGCATCGCTGCGCAGCAGGAGGTGTGA